The proteins below come from a single Halothiobacillus neapolitanus c2 genomic window:
- a CDS encoding capsular polysaccharide biosynthesis protein, whose amino-acid sequence MKERTKPIKFSNSNALAAACSIDLSLNKPLGACFGLGKLTWYVFLWPRFIAVCFIGWGRKKSGLRAVALAQKHQRPFYLLEDGLLRSFNTAVAGEPSLSWVWDDRGIFYDARTLSRLESLIGSSNLTTAQRETAERVLASIQANGLSKYNHGLPVPAGYFPNISTRRVLLVDQTRGDASIVFGNASAQSFEAMLACALNEEPDAEHWVKIHPDVLANKRQGCINLANHPHIRIITDDFHPHDLISHFDRVFVVTSQMGFDALLLHKPVTCFGQPFYAGWGLTDDKNAPQRRGEQRDVLDLVHAVYLEYACYVHPIHATASDFFTVAQYITRQKQATRFWIDPLGMNIHKETNEQSMTNTIKKPRILCFGFRFWKRAQVRPFFGDQVRLVFCDSLDDAIAKGIEATDQFAVWSSKADSALLDYAREQDIPLVQVEDGFLRSVGLGSDFVAPLSLVFDRTGIYSNPNHPSDLENMLQQHEFSEEECDEAARLVERIVANRITKYNVDNDTPIIIKPAGRSVILIPGQVADDASIRMGAVHVRTNEELILNVRQTNPDAFIIYKPHPDVASGNRQGIVSESVLRKHCDLVAVDQSVLSCLDVADEVHTITSLTGFDALIRGIKVVTYGMPFYAGWGLTHDHNSCPRRTRSLTLNQLVAGTLLRYPRYCLPQHKGFVHADDVLSELIHQKAKLKTVRVRGIRRSMRKWSGFFRSAYHSLSREN is encoded by the coding sequence GAAAACTCACTTGGTATGTATTCTTGTGGCCAAGATTCATAGCTGTTTGTTTCATTGGCTGGGGGCGAAAAAAAAGTGGGCTTCGTGCCGTGGCGTTAGCTCAAAAGCACCAACGCCCTTTTTACTTGCTTGAAGATGGATTATTGCGGTCCTTCAACACCGCCGTGGCAGGCGAACCCAGCCTTTCTTGGGTTTGGGATGATCGGGGTATTTTTTATGATGCGCGTACCCTTTCCCGCCTTGAATCTCTTATTGGCAGTTCGAACCTGACCACCGCGCAACGAGAAACAGCAGAGCGGGTCTTGGCGAGCATTCAAGCCAATGGTTTGAGCAAATACAACCATGGACTTCCCGTTCCTGCAGGTTATTTCCCGAACATATCTACTCGACGGGTTTTACTGGTGGACCAAACCCGCGGTGATGCTTCGATTGTCTTTGGTAATGCCTCCGCACAATCGTTTGAAGCGATGCTGGCTTGCGCCTTGAACGAGGAGCCAGATGCAGAGCATTGGGTTAAAATTCACCCGGATGTGCTGGCTAACAAGCGTCAGGGCTGCATCAATTTGGCTAATCACCCTCATATTCGGATCATTACCGATGATTTTCATCCGCATGATCTTATTTCTCATTTTGATCGGGTGTTTGTCGTGACCTCGCAAATGGGTTTTGATGCGCTGCTGCTCCATAAGCCGGTCACCTGTTTCGGGCAGCCGTTTTATGCCGGATGGGGGCTAACGGATGACAAAAATGCCCCTCAACGTCGGGGAGAACAGCGCGATGTATTGGATTTAGTTCACGCGGTTTACTTGGAGTACGCCTGTTATGTGCATCCAATACACGCCACTGCGAGTGATTTTTTTACGGTAGCCCAATACATTACGCGCCAAAAACAAGCCACGCGATTTTGGATTGATCCGCTCGGCATGAACATTCACAAGGAAACCAACGAGCAGTCAATGACTAATACGATAAAGAAACCGCGAATTCTGTGCTTTGGTTTTCGTTTTTGGAAGCGTGCTCAGGTTCGTCCATTTTTTGGCGATCAGGTTCGTCTGGTTTTTTGCGATTCTCTGGATGATGCGATAGCCAAGGGCATAGAAGCCACAGATCAGTTCGCGGTTTGGTCGAGCAAGGCAGACAGCGCGCTGCTTGATTATGCGCGTGAACAGGACATACCTCTGGTGCAGGTTGAAGATGGCTTTTTGCGCTCAGTCGGGTTGGGTTCTGATTTTGTTGCGCCGCTATCCCTAGTATTTGACCGAACGGGTATCTATTCGAACCCCAATCACCCCAGCGATCTTGAAAACATGCTGCAACAGCATGAATTTTCAGAAGAAGAATGCGATGAAGCAGCGCGTCTGGTTGAGCGGATTGTTGCGAACAGAATCACAAAATACAATGTCGATAACGACACACCGATCATAATCAAACCGGCAGGCCGGAGCGTGATTCTGATTCCCGGGCAAGTAGCAGATGATGCGTCGATTCGGATGGGTGCTGTCCATGTGCGCACCAATGAAGAACTGATTCTTAATGTGCGCCAAACGAACCCTGACGCGTTTATTATTTACAAGCCACACCCCGATGTGGCCTCGGGTAATCGACAAGGTATCGTGTCCGAGTCAGTTTTACGAAAACATTGTGATTTGGTCGCCGTTGATCAGAGCGTCCTGTCCTGCCTCGATGTTGCCGATGAGGTACATACCATCACCTCTCTGACCGGGTTTGATGCCTTGATTCGCGGAATAAAAGTAGTCACATACGGAATGCCGTTTTATGCCGGCTGGGGGTTAACGCATGATCACAATAGCTGTCCGCGACGCACGCGCTCGTTAACGTTAAATCAATTAGTTGCCGGTACTTTGTTACGCTATCCCCGCTACTGCTTACCCCAACATAAAGGCTTCGTTCATGCAGACGACGTATTGAGCGAATTGATCCACCAAAAAGCCAAGCTTAAAACGGTGCGCGTGCGAGGAATCAGGCGATCCATGCGGAAATGGAGTGGATTTTTTCGCAGTGCGTACCATTCACTATCGCGTGAGAATTAA
- a CDS encoding glycosyltransferase family 2 protein, with amino-acid sequence MISINASSNWHLECGQGVYRLKPRKPQKKGWFVLDISYTGNISPLVNPVVKLFLVTGEPAQTLPLIIHADRLRVIFLAPEPLTLLEVQQADALQTAASLRFRLYRRAEFVALASMMWAVSRRDARKGISSIRVYAKSRARYKKHGFSGYLTRLFKEYYLVDTHRLEEADIYQSYIAKTEHRSQDSIQSTLTSLGYQPVISVIMATWQSDLRWLDAAIQSVLQQSYPYWQLCIADDASEQKKLIELLNHYKKKDSRIRVTFRYENGHISAAQNSGLLLATGAYVTFLDHDDLLAPNALLAVAEALQQQPRPLFLYSDEDKIDGTGRRVNPHFKSDWNPDLLCAQNYITHLMVVERAMVESVGGFRVGVEGSQDHDLALRVTEKLPPALIHHIPQVLYHWRITENSTALHADAKNYTSSAGVAAIEEHFKRKNQDDVMVQPGLLPNTYRVLHPIPKPAPLVTLLIPTRDRLDMLKPCISSIIEKTSYKPYEIIILDNGSNEPQTHLFFAEIQAQHEHIRVLSYDKPFNYSAINNFGVAHAQGTIIGLINNDIEVIQSGWLTELVSHAVRPEIGCVGAKLYFDDGSIQHAGVILGIGGVAGHAHKYFARDAHGYFSRLQLVQNLSAVTGACLLVRKEVFEQVGGLEEDHLTVAFNDIDLCLKVREAGYRNLWTPHAELYHHESKSRGRDDAPEKQARFQREVAWMIARWGAQLNSDPYYNPNLTLQHEDFSIRLHE; translated from the coding sequence GTGATTTCGATCAATGCGTCCTCGAACTGGCACCTCGAATGTGGGCAGGGTGTTTATCGATTGAAACCCCGAAAGCCACAAAAGAAGGGCTGGTTTGTTTTGGATATTTCCTATACCGGAAATATTTCCCCGCTCGTTAATCCCGTCGTGAAACTCTTCCTGGTGACGGGCGAGCCAGCTCAGACCCTGCCACTCATCATCCACGCCGATAGGCTACGCGTTATCTTTCTAGCACCCGAGCCCTTGACGCTGCTAGAAGTACAGCAGGCCGACGCATTACAAACAGCCGCGAGCCTGCGTTTTCGTTTGTACAGACGCGCTGAGTTCGTCGCGTTGGCCTCGATGATGTGGGCGGTGAGTCGGCGTGATGCGCGCAAAGGCATCAGCTCAATCCGAGTTTATGCCAAATCCCGTGCACGATACAAAAAACATGGTTTTTCTGGCTATCTGACTCGGCTATTCAAAGAATATTACCTGGTCGATACCCATCGCCTAGAAGAGGCAGATATCTATCAATCCTATATCGCCAAAACCGAGCACCGTTCACAGGATTCCATTCAAAGTACACTCACCTCGCTCGGTTACCAGCCTGTAATCTCCGTCATTATGGCTACCTGGCAAAGTGATCTACGTTGGCTGGATGCAGCCATTCAATCCGTACTGCAACAGTCTTATCCGTATTGGCAACTGTGCATAGCCGATGATGCCTCGGAACAAAAAAAACTAATTGAATTACTCAATCACTACAAGAAGAAAGATTCTCGAATTCGTGTCACGTTTCGCTATGAGAATGGGCATATCTCCGCTGCCCAGAATAGCGGGCTGTTACTGGCCACCGGCGCTTACGTCACTTTTCTTGATCATGATGATCTTCTCGCGCCCAATGCGCTGCTCGCGGTTGCAGAGGCGCTTCAACAACAGCCAAGGCCGCTGTTCTTGTATAGCGACGAAGACAAGATTGATGGTACTGGCAGGCGAGTCAATCCTCATTTCAAATCCGACTGGAATCCGGATTTACTGTGCGCACAAAATTACATTACCCATTTAATGGTTGTAGAGCGCGCGATGGTCGAATCGGTAGGTGGCTTCCGTGTGGGCGTCGAAGGCAGTCAGGATCATGATCTTGCCCTGCGCGTGACAGAGAAATTACCGCCAGCCTTGATTCATCACATCCCGCAGGTGCTCTATCACTGGCGCATCACAGAGAACTCAACGGCGTTGCATGCCGATGCCAAAAACTATACGTCTTCCGCCGGCGTGGCGGCGATTGAAGAACACTTTAAGCGTAAAAATCAAGACGATGTGATGGTGCAGCCGGGTTTGTTGCCCAATACCTACCGTGTGCTGCACCCCATTCCAAAACCCGCACCACTGGTCACTTTATTAATACCAACGCGCGATCGGCTGGACATGCTCAAACCCTGCATTTCAAGCATCATAGAAAAAACCAGCTACAAACCCTACGAAATCATAATTTTAGATAACGGCAGTAACGAGCCGCAAACACACCTTTTCTTTGCAGAAATTCAAGCGCAGCATGAACATATTCGTGTGCTGAGCTATGACAAGCCTTTCAATTATTCCGCAATCAATAACTTTGGCGTCGCCCATGCTCAAGGTACGATTATCGGTCTGATCAATAATGATATCGAGGTCATCCAATCGGGTTGGCTGACGGAACTGGTCAGCCATGCCGTTCGCCCCGAGATTGGCTGTGTGGGCGCCAAACTTTATTTCGATGATGGCAGCATCCAGCATGCGGGTGTTATTTTGGGTATTGGCGGCGTGGCCGGTCATGCCCACAAATATTTTGCGCGGGATGCCCACGGCTATTTCAGCCGCTTACAGTTGGTGCAAAATTTATCGGCCGTCACTGGCGCCTGCCTTCTCGTGCGCAAGGAAGTATTCGAACAGGTCGGTGGCCTTGAAGAAGATCATCTAACTGTCGCCTTCAATGATATTGATTTATGCCTCAAAGTGCGTGAGGCGGGCTATCGCAACCTATGGACGCCACACGCGGAACTCTATCATCACGAATCCAAATCGCGCGGCCGAGATGATGCGCCAGAAAAACAGGCCCGCTTTCAGCGCGAAGTAGCTTGGATGATAGCGCGTTGGGGCGCGCAGTTGAATAGTGACCCGTACTACAACCCCAATCTCACGCTACAGCACGAAGATTTTTCGATCCGCCTTCATGAATGA
- a CDS encoding SLC13 family permease: MNLEQIAVLISLIGLIAVLIHGRIQTGMAFSVLALGYYATGMISLNDLLTSYADPSLAVLVLLMLVSVALEKTILLEQIGAKLLSGSYFAALFRLMSVTSIFSGFLNNTAVVASLLGIISQNKRFAPSRLLIPLSYAALFGGVLTLIGTSTNLMINGFAERAGMAPLGLFSFALVGVPVMIVGIITVMLLSRWLLPEHQGEATKAGSYFLEAQVEAGSSLIGKSVLDNQLRSLDGLFLVEILRGTHLISPVEPGEIIEASDILIFAGEVDRIYLLNRFDGLSLFEAPVNILQSNLVEVVVVADSMLVDRTIRDVNFRALFDAAVVGIRRGERRLSGKIGTIPLKAGDSLTLAVGPDFASRRNLDRNFYLLKGGSRKARLNLTQSYSVFAGFIGVIILAAVNALPLFMGLGVFIVGLLAVKFISVSELRRRFPFELLLVIGSALVLSHVMTSSGLAELAANALHLVLQGQPALYALIAIYLTTLVLTELMSNNAAAAMVFPIAFSLAQSMGVSPLPFVMALVFGASASFITPFGYQTHLMVYTPGRYRFMDFVRIGVPVSVAYSATVLTVLPFAFPFHPQ; encoded by the coding sequence ATGAATCTTGAGCAAATTGCGGTTTTAATTAGCCTAATTGGGCTGATTGCCGTGTTGATTCATGGGCGCATCCAAACCGGCATGGCTTTTAGCGTGCTTGCGTTGGGCTATTACGCTACCGGCATGATTAGCCTCAACGATTTGCTAACGAGCTACGCCGACCCTTCGTTGGCTGTGTTGGTGCTGCTGATGCTGGTTTCTGTTGCGCTCGAAAAAACGATTCTGTTGGAGCAAATTGGCGCGAAGTTACTGAGCGGCAGTTATTTTGCTGCGCTTTTTCGATTAATGTCGGTCACGTCGATTTTTTCGGGGTTTTTGAACAATACGGCGGTGGTGGCTTCTTTGCTCGGCATTATTAGCCAGAACAAACGCTTTGCGCCGTCGCGCTTGCTGATCCCGCTCTCGTATGCTGCATTGTTCGGCGGTGTGCTAACCCTAATCGGCACCTCGACGAACTTGATGATCAACGGTTTTGCCGAACGCGCAGGTATGGCCCCTTTGGGCTTGTTCAGCTTCGCGCTGGTGGGTGTGCCGGTGATGATTGTGGGTATTATTACGGTGATGCTGCTTTCCCGCTGGCTGCTGCCCGAACATCAGGGCGAAGCTACCAAGGCGGGTTCTTATTTTCTTGAAGCGCAGGTAGAGGCCGGTTCGTCTCTTATTGGCAAGAGCGTGCTGGATAATCAACTGCGCAGCCTGGATGGGTTGTTTCTGGTTGAGATTTTGCGTGGCACACATCTAATTTCTCCGGTTGAACCGGGGGAGATCATCGAGGCAAGCGATATTCTGATTTTTGCCGGTGAGGTGGATCGTATTTATCTGCTCAACCGCTTTGATGGGCTTTCGCTGTTCGAAGCCCCCGTCAATATATTGCAGAGTAATTTGGTTGAAGTGGTGGTGGTGGCCGATTCGATGCTGGTTGATCGCACCATCCGCGATGTAAATTTTCGGGCATTGTTTGATGCTGCCGTGGTGGGGATTCGTCGTGGGGAGCGGCGTTTATCGGGCAAAATTGGCACCATTCCGCTCAAGGCCGGTGATTCACTCACTTTGGCCGTGGGGCCAGACTTTGCTAGCCGTCGTAACTTGGATCGTAATTTTTATTTACTCAAAGGCGGCAGCCGCAAAGCCCGCCTGAACTTAACGCAAAGTTACAGTGTGTTCGCCGGGTTTATCGGTGTGATTATTCTGGCCGCAGTCAACGCGCTGCCCTTGTTCATGGGTCTAGGCGTTTTTATCGTGGGTTTGCTGGCAGTTAAGTTCATCAGCGTGAGTGAACTGCGGCGGCGGTTTCCGTTTGAACTGTTATTGGTGATTGGCTCGGCGCTCGTCTTATCGCATGTAATGACAAGCTCCGGCCTTGCCGAGCTGGCGGCCAACGCCTTGCATCTTGTGTTGCAAGGGCAACCGGCCCTGTATGCGCTGATTGCCATTTACCTCACCACTTTGGTGCTGACCGAGTTAATGTCGAATAACGCGGCGGCGGCGATGGTCTTCCCCATTGCGTTCAGCTTGGCGCAGAGCATGGGCGTGAGCCCTTTGCCTTTTGTAATGGCCTTGGTGTTCGGCGCCAGCGCGAGTTTTATTACGCCGTTTGGCTATCAAACCCATTTGATGGTGTACACCCCGGGGCGCTACCGTTTTATGGATTTTGTGCGCATCGGCGTACCCGTTTCCGTGGCATATAGTGCAACGGTATTGACCGTTCTACCCTTTGCCTTTCCGTTTCACCCGCAATGA
- the cysQ gene encoding 3'(2'),5'-bisphosphate nucleotidase CysQ, whose amino-acid sequence MKPSPPLLNNLVSIAQRAGDAIMAVYSTDFSVETKADESPLTRADQAAHELIVSELKKLAPEIPILSEEDTDIPGRAEWGSGKYWLVDPLDGTKEFIKRNGEFTVNIALIEQGRAVMGVVHAPALGVTYAASTNEGAFKLAEGSADQWQRIEVARHDGKTPWRVVGSRSHADDSLTEFMSRLGECELVSMGSSLKLCLVAEGAADIYPRLGPTSLWDTAAAQCVVEAAGGKVIQLDGSPLSYANTEQLLNPFFLVHGISKTNWPSLF is encoded by the coding sequence ATGAAACCAAGCCCTCCTCTCCTTAACAATCTAGTCAGCATCGCCCAGCGCGCCGGTGATGCGATTATGGCGGTGTATTCAACAGATTTTTCTGTTGAAACTAAGGCCGATGAATCCCCTCTTACCCGAGCCGATCAGGCCGCGCATGAGTTGATCGTTTCTGAACTCAAAAAGCTCGCCCCTGAGATTCCGATCCTTTCGGAAGAAGATACGGATATTCCTGGTCGAGCAGAATGGGGTTCGGGTAAGTATTGGTTGGTTGACCCATTGGATGGCACCAAAGAATTCATCAAGCGTAATGGTGAGTTCACTGTAAATATTGCATTGATTGAACAAGGCCGTGCAGTGATGGGTGTTGTTCATGCGCCTGCGCTTGGCGTAACTTATGCAGCCAGCACCAATGAAGGCGCATTTAAATTGGCTGAGGGCTCTGCGGATCAATGGCAACGTATTGAAGTCGCCCGACACGATGGAAAAACACCTTGGCGCGTGGTGGGCAGCCGTTCACACGCTGATGACTCACTTACCGAATTCATGTCGCGCTTAGGTGAATGTGAGCTGGTTTCGATGGGCAGCTCGTTGAAACTCTGTCTTGTTGCCGAGGGCGCTGCCGATATTTATCCGCGCCTTGGACCTACCAGCTTATGGGATACCGCCGCCGCACAATGCGTGGTTGAAGCAGCGGGTGGCAAAGTAATTCAACTCGATGGCAGTCCATTGAGTTACGCAAACACCGAACAATTGTTGAATCCTTTTTTTCTGGTGCATGGAATCAGTAAAACAAACTGGCCATCTTTATTTTGA
- the cysN gene encoding sulfate adenylyltransferase subunit CysN: MSQVTNPSSGQSAHHAAELIRKDINAYLDTYLHHDMLRFLTCGSVDDGKSSLIGRLLYDSNQIFEDHMQALQKDSAKVGTTGEMVDLALLVDGLESEREQGITIDVAYRYFTSEKRKFIIADTPGHEQYTRNMATGASTADVAVILVDARKGLLAQTKRHSFIVNQLGIRQVIVAINKMDLVQYDQATFDRLCEEYKNEIASHLHFSEVHFVPVSALLGDNVVYAGTAMPWYTGPTFMSLLETIEIIQPEAKAPFRLMVQYVNRPNLDFRGYSGTVSSGTVRVGDEVMVLPSGKKAKIKSIVTYDGNLEAAELGAAITLTLDDEIDISRGDVLCHPFAPPEVSDVLSVKLVWMGEQAMVPGKRYLFKSGTRTTSGEFIRIDHQVDVNTYQHQPAAQMPLNGIGQCVLQLDAPWAFDAYRTNKDMGSFIVIDRMSNATMGAGMIRVAVDDRSTLMHRPDTDYAEFERELNQLIRKHFPHWHALDITG, from the coding sequence ATGAGCCAAGTTACCAACCCATCTTCTGGGCAGTCGGCACACCATGCCGCTGAACTGATTCGCAAGGATATTAACGCCTATCTTGATACCTATTTGCACCATGACATGCTGCGGTTTTTAACCTGCGGCAGTGTGGATGATGGCAAAAGCAGCCTGATCGGCCGCTTGTTGTATGACAGTAACCAGATTTTTGAAGACCACATGCAAGCGTTGCAAAAAGACAGCGCCAAGGTGGGTACGACGGGTGAAATGGTGGATTTGGCGTTGCTGGTCGATGGCCTGGAATCCGAGCGCGAGCAAGGCATTACTATTGATGTGGCCTACCGTTATTTCACCTCGGAAAAACGCAAGTTCATTATTGCCGATACGCCGGGGCACGAACAGTACACGCGCAATATGGCGACGGGTGCTTCTACGGCCGATGTGGCGGTGATTCTGGTGGATGCGCGCAAGGGCTTGCTGGCGCAAACCAAACGCCACAGTTTTATTGTGAATCAGCTTGGCATCCGCCAGGTGATTGTGGCGATCAATAAAATGGATTTGGTGCAGTACGATCAGGCTACGTTTGATCGGCTGTGTGAGGAGTATAAAAACGAGATTGCCTCGCATCTGCATTTCTCCGAGGTGCATTTTGTGCCGGTTTCAGCTTTGCTGGGCGATAACGTGGTGTATGCCGGTACGGCAATGCCTTGGTACACCGGCCCTACCTTCATGAGCCTGCTTGAAACCATTGAGATTATCCAGCCCGAGGCCAAAGCGCCCTTTCGCTTGATGGTGCAGTATGTGAATCGGCCAAACTTGGATTTTCGTGGCTACAGCGGCACGGTGTCTTCCGGCACGGTGCGCGTGGGTGATGAGGTTATGGTGTTGCCCTCGGGCAAGAAGGCGAAGATTAAATCTATCGTGACTTACGATGGCAATCTGGAGGCCGCTGAACTGGGCGCGGCGATTACCCTGACCTTGGATGATGAAATTGATATCAGTCGGGGCGATGTGTTGTGCCATCCGTTTGCGCCGCCGGAAGTGAGCGATGTGCTTTCAGTGAAGCTGGTGTGGATGGGCGAGCAGGCGATGGTGCCGGGCAAGCGCTATCTGTTCAAATCTGGCACGCGTACCACGAGTGGTGAGTTTATTCGCATCGATCATCAGGTGGATGTGAATACCTATCAACACCAACCCGCCGCACAGATGCCGCTCAATGGTATCGGCCAATGCGTGTTGCAACTCGATGCACCGTGGGCATTCGATGCCTACCGCACGAATAAGGATATGGGCAGTTTTATCGTTATCGACCGCATGAGTAATGCCACGATGGGCGCGGGGATGATCCGCGTGGCCGTGGATGACCGCAGTACGTTGATGCACCGCCCCGATACGGACTACGCCGAGTTTGAGCGTGAATTAAATCAACTGATTCGCAAGCACTTTCCGCATTGGCATGCGCTGGATATTACGGGTTAG
- the cysC gene encoding adenylyl-sulfate kinase: MSDIVWHEHAISKTDRANMNAQRPVLLWFTGLSGSGKSTIAGALEHALFQQGQRTYLLDGDNVRHGLNSDLGFSDADRVENIRRIGEVAKLMVDAGLIVLAAFVSPFRADRALVRSLLAEGEFIEVHVDTPLAVCEARDPKGLYKKARAGEIKHFTGIDSDYEPPQQLEILLDTGKHTVEECVEQILAYMSANGYFKR, from the coding sequence ATGAGCGATATTGTTTGGCATGAACATGCCATCAGCAAAACAGACCGCGCCAACATGAATGCACAAAGGCCGGTACTGTTGTGGTTCACGGGATTAAGTGGTTCAGGCAAATCGACGATTGCCGGTGCACTTGAACACGCGCTCTTCCAGCAAGGCCAACGCACTTATCTGCTCGATGGCGATAATGTGCGCCACGGATTGAATAGCGATTTAGGCTTCAGCGACGCAGACCGGGTTGAAAACATACGCCGTATCGGTGAAGTAGCCAAGCTGATGGTCGATGCCGGTTTGATTGTGTTGGCAGCATTCGTTTCCCCGTTTCGTGCCGACCGCGCCCTTGTTCGCAGCTTGTTGGCAGAAGGCGAGTTTATCGAAGTCCATGTCGATACCCCGCTGGCCGTGTGTGAAGCCCGTGACCCTAAAGGTTTATACAAAAAAGCACGCGCTGGTGAGATCAAACACTTTACCGGCATCGATTCTGACTACGAACCACCGCAGCAGCTCGAGATTTTGTTAGATACGGGAAAACACACTGTTGAAGAATGTGTTGAACAGATATTGGCCTACATGAGTGCGAACGGGTATTTTAAACGTTGA
- the cysD gene encoding sulfate adenylyltransferase subunit CysD, whose product MNTKSHLAALEAESIHIIREVVAEFGNPVMLYSIGKDSAVMLHLAMKAFYPGKPPFPIMHVDTLWKFREMYVMRDQITEKHGLQLLVHVNEEGRAAGVNPFTHGSKVHTDIMKTEGLKQALTKYRFDAVFGGARRDEEKSRAKERVFSFRDKNHRWDPKNQRPELWNIYNGRTHKGESIRVFPISNWTELDVWLYVHQENIPVVPLYFAAERPVVERDGTLIMVDDDRMPLNPGEEPRMEKVRFRTLGCYPLTGAVRSNASTVPEVIQEMLLTNTSERQGRLIDQDGAGSMEQKKREGYF is encoded by the coding sequence ATGAACACAAAATCCCACCTAGCCGCCCTCGAAGCCGAGTCCATCCATATCATCCGTGAGGTGGTGGCGGAGTTCGGGAACCCTGTGATGCTTTATTCCATCGGCAAGGATTCTGCCGTGATGCTGCATTTGGCGATGAAGGCGTTTTACCCCGGTAAGCCGCCCTTCCCGATTATGCATGTCGATACGCTGTGGAAGTTTCGTGAGATGTACGTCATGCGCGATCAGATCACCGAAAAACACGGTTTGCAGTTGTTGGTGCATGTGAATGAAGAAGGCCGCGCGGCGGGCGTGAACCCGTTTACCCACGGCAGTAAGGTGCATACCGACATCATGAAAACCGAGGGTTTGAAGCAGGCGCTAACCAAGTATCGTTTTGATGCGGTGTTCGGTGGCGCACGGCGGGATGAGGAAAAATCTCGCGCCAAAGAGCGGGTGTTTTCGTTCCGGGATAAAAATCATCGTTGGGACCCGAAAAACCAGCGCCCGGAATTGTGGAATATTTACAATGGCCGCACGCACAAGGGCGAGAGCATTCGGGTGTTCCCGATCTCGAACTGGACGGAGCTGGATGTGTGGCTATATGTGCATCAGGAAAATATCCCTGTTGTGCCGTTGTATTTTGCCGCCGAGCGCCCCGTGGTTGAGCGGGATGGCACCTTGATTATGGTGGATGATGACCGTATGCCGCTGAACCCCGGTGAAGAACCGCGCATGGAGAAGGTGCGTTTCCGTACCTTGGGCTGCTACCCGCTTACCGGTGCGGTACGCTCCAATGCCAGTACGGTACCGGAGGTGATTCAAGAGATGTTGCTCACCAATACCTCCGAGCGCCAGGGGCGCTTGATTGATCAAGACGGTGCCGGTTCGATGGAACAGAAAAAACGCGAGGGGTATTTCTAA